Proteins from a genomic interval of Nematostella vectensis chromosome 12, jaNemVect1.1, whole genome shotgun sequence:
- the LOC5520520 gene encoding histone H4, giving the protein MSGRGKGGKGLGKGGAKRHRKILRDNIQGITKPAIRRLARRGGVKRISGLIYEETRGVLKVFLENVIRDAVTYTEHAKRKTVTAMDVVYALKRQGRTLYGFGG; this is encoded by the coding sequence ATGTCTGGTCGCGGCAAAGGAGGAAAAGGTCTAGGAAAGGGAGGCGCGAAGCGTCATCGCAAGATCCTTCGGGATAACATCCAGGGCATCACCAAGCCCGCCATTCGCCGTCTCGCCCGCCGTGGTGGAGTCAAACGAATCTCTGGCCTCATCTACGAGGAGACCCGTGGCGTTCTCAAAGTCTTCCTTGAGAACGTTATCCGTGACGCGGTCACCTACACCGAGCACGCCAAGCGTAAGACTGTCACCGCCATGGACGTAGTCTACGCTCTGAAGCGACAAGGCCGAACCCTGTACGGATTCGGCGGCTAG